A single Rhodothermales bacterium DNA region contains:
- the purD gene encoding phosphoribosylamine--glycine ligase produces MRILVVGSGGREHAITWALTRDESAHDVFVAPGNPGTGVIARNVPIAADDLDGLVAFAKEQSIELCVVGPEVPLVAGLVDRLSELGIPSMGPKAGAARLEGSKAFAKAFMDRYGIPTAGHRTFTDYNLALAHIREQGAPIVVKASGLAAGKGAVVCATLEEAESALSAMMQDRQFGDAADEVVVEEFMTGEEASVFALCDGKNYVLLSPAQDHKRIGEGDTGPNTGGMGAYAPAPVMTEGLIRETCETIIEPTLRGMAAEGHPYTGVLYVGLMITPEGPKVVEYNCRLGDPETQAVMMLLASDAAGLFHACATGRLAETSVELYDGAAACVVLASDGYPGAYAKGCGITGVAEASTVSGVQVFHAGTRVGKRGLETSGGRVMAVAARGDDLAEALARCYAGIEHIRFDGQQFRRDIGQKGLVRLQTL; encoded by the coding sequence ATGAGAATTCTGGTCGTTGGCAGCGGGGGGCGAGAACACGCCATCACGTGGGCCCTCACGCGGGACGAATCCGCCCACGACGTATTCGTGGCTCCCGGCAATCCGGGGACAGGCGTGATTGCGCGCAACGTGCCCATTGCGGCCGATGACCTGGATGGGCTGGTAGCATTTGCGAAGGAGCAGTCCATCGAACTGTGTGTCGTCGGGCCGGAGGTGCCGTTGGTGGCCGGCCTCGTCGACCGCCTCTCGGAGCTCGGAATTCCATCGATGGGCCCAAAGGCCGGAGCCGCGCGGTTGGAGGGCAGCAAGGCCTTTGCCAAGGCGTTCATGGATCGCTACGGCATCCCCACGGCGGGTCACCGCACGTTCACGGACTACAACCTGGCGCTGGCGCATATCAGGGAGCAGGGCGCGCCCATTGTCGTCAAGGCGAGTGGACTGGCCGCCGGCAAGGGGGCGGTGGTTTGCGCCACACTGGAGGAGGCCGAGAGTGCACTGAGCGCCATGATGCAGGACCGGCAGTTCGGCGATGCCGCGGACGAGGTGGTCGTCGAGGAGTTCATGACCGGGGAGGAGGCGAGTGTGTTCGCCCTCTGTGACGGAAAGAACTACGTGCTGCTGTCGCCGGCCCAGGATCACAAGCGCATTGGGGAGGGTGACACGGGACCCAATACAGGCGGTATGGGAGCCTACGCGCCGGCACCCGTCATGACGGAGGGGTTGATCAGGGAGACTTGTGAGACGATCATCGAGCCTACGCTGCGTGGCATGGCGGCGGAAGGACATCCGTACACGGGAGTGTTGTACGTGGGCCTCATGATTACCCCCGAAGGCCCGAAGGTGGTGGAGTACAACTGCCGACTTGGGGACCCCGAGACCCAGGCGGTGATGATGCTGCTTGCGAGCGACGCCGCCGGGCTCTTCCACGCCTGCGCAACCGGGCGACTGGCGGAGACGAGTGTTGAGCTATACGATGGGGCAGCGGCATGCGTGGTACTCGCCTCGGACGGATACCCCGGCGCATACGCCAAGGGCTGCGGAATTACGGGTGTTGCTGAGGCCTCGACGGTATCGGGGGTGCAGGTATTTCATGCGGGTACACGCGTGGGCAAACGAGGATTGGAGACCAGCGGAGGCCGCGTGATGGCCGTTGCTGCCCGTGGAGACGACCTGGCGGAGGCGCTGGCCCGCTGCTATGCCGGGATCGAACACATTCGTTTTGATGGGCAGCAGTTCAGGCGCGACATCGGCCAGAAGGGCCTTGTGCGACTGCAG
- a CDS encoding glycosyltransferase, whose protein sequence is MAVLVLPVAVHLAVGLLLVWQLRQPAPRVGGEEHHRKAAPGPVPIDSGPHNLPAACCLVAARDESANIDACLAALTAQSVPLDIVVIDDHSSDDTATKVAAWSRHFPDRVRLISGGPGKVAALQAGFEQSEAACVLTTDADCRPPQGWAQGLLDHLPAFDTVGGTTMVRAGAPIEQLDWAILLGTAAASSELGKPLTAMGNNMAFRRRALQAAGGFDAAGDSVTEDYALFRLLARRGPVGLVMTPETLNWTEPVGSLAALFRQRRRWALGATESLSGQNAAVLLGTFIAYLAPWLLLALAPAVALACFVLRWMVQAALAGAVADRLKIRLPLAWVPAHDLLISLYTVAIPFTLASRRTRWKGRTRYQGS, encoded by the coding sequence GTGGCGGTCCTCGTCCTTCCGGTCGCGGTGCACCTGGCGGTCGGCCTTCTGCTGGTGTGGCAGCTGCGGCAGCCTGCTCCGCGGGTCGGAGGTGAAGAGCACCATCGTAAAGCTGCCCCCGGACCTGTACCTATCGATAGCGGACCCCACAACCTCCCGGCCGCCTGCTGCCTGGTCGCCGCCCGCGACGAGTCGGCAAACATCGATGCGTGCCTGGCAGCACTAACGGCGCAGTCGGTCCCGCTGGACATTGTTGTGATCGACGACCACTCGAGCGACGACACGGCAACGAAAGTCGCGGCTTGGTCACGTCACTTTCCGGACCGGGTCAGATTGATTTCGGGCGGTCCGGGCAAGGTGGCTGCCCTCCAGGCAGGCTTTGAGCAGAGTGAGGCAGCGTGCGTGTTGACTACAGACGCGGACTGCCGACCTCCACAGGGCTGGGCCCAGGGGCTGCTTGATCACCTGCCTGCATTCGACACAGTCGGCGGCACGACCATGGTCCGGGCAGGCGCTCCGATCGAGCAGCTCGACTGGGCCATTCTGCTGGGCACAGCCGCCGCCAGCAGCGAGTTGGGGAAGCCGCTGACCGCAATGGGCAACAACATGGCCTTCCGTCGGCGGGCGCTCCAGGCAGCCGGCGGATTCGATGCGGCCGGGGACTCCGTGACAGAGGATTATGCCCTGTTCCGGCTGCTTGCCCGGCGCGGCCCGGTCGGCCTGGTGATGACCCCCGAAACGCTGAACTGGACCGAACCGGTAGGCTCACTAGCCGCCCTGTTTCGGCAGCGGCGGCGCTGGGCTCTGGGAGCCACCGAGTCGCTGTCGGGGCAAAACGCCGCCGTACTGCTCGGCACGTTCATCGCGTATCTCGCGCCCTGGCTGCTGCTTGCCCTCGCGCCGGCAGTCGCACTCGCGTGCTTTGTGCTGCGCTGGATGGTTCAGGCCGCTCTGGCCGGCGCTGTCGCAGACCGCCTGAAGATCCGGCTGCCCCTGGCCTGGGTCCCGGCACACGACCTGCTGATTTCGCTGTACACGGTCGCCATCCCGTTCACGCTTGCCAGCCGCAGGACCCGTTGGAAGGGTCGCACCAGGTACCAGGGGTCCTGA
- a CDS encoding gamma carbonic anhydrase family protein — MLHPFLGVHPTVPESTWIAHSADVSGDVVFGEQCSVWFNVTIRGDVHWVRIGDRTNIQDNAVVHVTNRTSPTRLGDDVTVGHSAVVHGCTVQDRVLVGIGAVILDDAVIGHDSLVGARALVTGGVEIPPRSLVLGAPARVVRELTDEEVDRVAAFASNYVTYSRIYMGVDSPAENPWYDRGSAPER, encoded by the coding sequence ATGCTCCACCCTTTTCTGGGAGTTCACCCCACGGTGCCGGAAAGCACCTGGATTGCGCATTCGGCGGATGTCTCCGGAGACGTGGTTTTCGGCGAGCAGTGCAGCGTCTGGTTCAACGTGACCATCCGAGGAGACGTGCATTGGGTGCGCATCGGCGACCGAACCAACATCCAGGACAACGCGGTCGTGCACGTCACCAACCGGACCAGTCCCACCCGGCTTGGCGATGACGTCACGGTGGGGCACAGCGCGGTGGTTCATGGTTGCACCGTTCAGGATCGTGTACTGGTCGGAATCGGCGCGGTGATCCTGGACGACGCGGTGATTGGGCACGACTCGCTGGTCGGGGCACGCGCGCTGGTGACGGGCGGGGTGGAGATTCCACCGCGATCCCTTGTGCTCGGCGCGCCCGCCCGCGTGGTTCGCGAGTTGACGGATGAGGAGGTGGATCGGGTTGCGGCGTTCGCGTCGAATTACGTCACGTACTCTCGCATCTACATGGGCGTGGACTCGCCTGCGGAGAATCCCTGGTACGATCGGGGTTCGGCTCCGGAGAGGTAG
- the mutS gene encoding DNA mismatch repair protein MutS, translated as MSKASNKGQTPLMRQYYRIKERHPDTVLLFRMGDFYETFGEDAKTMHKVLGITLTKRSNGKAADVPLAGFPHHAVDSYLPKLVAAGLRVAVCEQLEDPKQAKGVVKRGVVEVVTPGVSLSERLLDPKRSNYLACVHFSGSSADDQVGVAWVDVSTAEFHAAEAQAYQLPEVLQTIGPAEILISTVERSRAPSGPWVVTKRDEWVFDAEFARDTLLGHFGVHSLKGFGMERMAAAAVAAGVTLHYLSETQQGKLPHITRLVPVSTDAHMALDPQTKRNLELVSSMQGGEDGSLIAILDNTCTPMGGRLLRNWLLRPLKDLDSIHARQGAVAMLAENAELRAGLSEDLKPVGDIARITARAATGRASPRDLQHLREALRQIPSVKERLADQEGELGRVGGTLDPLTTLRDLLDRGLADELPATLKDGGVIREGYDPDLDEVRELARSGKSYLARLQQSESERTGIPSLKIGYNKVFGYYLEVTNAHRDKVPETYIRKQTLVNAERYITPELKEFEEKILSAEERLGRLEAELFAGVRDHVAEETAGLQLNAHLIGSADVFCSLAETAVRNRYCRPEVDDSGVIEITDGRHPVVEALLPPGEPFIPNSVHLDRTAEQILIITGPNMAGKSVVLRQVGLIVLLAQVGGFVPAERARIGLVDRIFTRVGASDNLMAGESTFLVEMNEAANILNNASQDSLILLDEVGRGTSTFDGLSIAWSLVEFLHETPRVAARTLFATHYHELNELALQYGRIRNFRVQVQEHEGRVVFLRRLVAGGADHSYGIEVARMAGLPQEVISRAREILHHLEGQQLAVGGSRGEVSPPTLVRDPGQMSLFQEDPVREEVMRRLREIEPDRMTPIDALVLLSEMKSKLKA; from the coding sequence TTGAGCAAGGCTTCCAACAAAGGCCAGACCCCCCTGATGCGGCAGTACTACCGCATCAAGGAACGTCATCCGGACACCGTTCTGCTGTTCCGGATGGGAGATTTCTACGAGACGTTCGGCGAGGATGCCAAAACCATGCACAAGGTTTTGGGCATCACGCTCACAAAGCGGTCGAACGGCAAGGCCGCCGACGTTCCGCTGGCCGGCTTTCCGCACCACGCCGTCGACTCCTACTTGCCGAAACTGGTGGCAGCCGGCTTGCGCGTCGCCGTCTGCGAGCAACTGGAGGACCCCAAGCAGGCCAAGGGCGTCGTGAAGCGGGGCGTCGTGGAGGTGGTCACGCCCGGTGTTTCTCTTTCGGAGCGGCTACTCGACCCGAAACGGTCCAACTACCTCGCATGTGTTCACTTCAGCGGCTCCAGCGCGGACGATCAGGTGGGCGTGGCCTGGGTCGACGTCTCGACGGCTGAATTCCACGCTGCCGAGGCGCAGGCCTACCAGTTGCCGGAGGTCCTTCAGACCATTGGGCCTGCGGAGATTCTCATCAGCACCGTCGAGCGAAGCCGTGCTCCATCGGGGCCATGGGTAGTGACCAAGCGGGATGAGTGGGTATTCGATGCCGAGTTCGCCCGAGACACGCTCCTCGGCCACTTTGGGGTGCACTCCCTCAAGGGGTTCGGGATGGAGCGCATGGCCGCTGCGGCGGTCGCGGCGGGGGTGACGCTGCATTACCTGTCGGAGACCCAGCAAGGGAAGCTGCCTCACATCACGCGTCTGGTACCGGTCTCGACGGACGCGCACATGGCGCTCGACCCTCAAACCAAACGCAATCTCGAGCTGGTGTCCTCCATGCAGGGGGGAGAGGATGGATCCCTCATTGCGATCCTGGACAACACCTGCACGCCGATGGGAGGTCGGCTGCTGCGGAACTGGCTGCTTCGGCCGCTCAAGGACCTGGATTCAATCCACGCCCGGCAGGGTGCGGTGGCCATGTTGGCCGAGAACGCGGAGCTTCGCGCAGGCCTCTCAGAAGACCTGAAGCCGGTCGGAGACATTGCCCGAATCACGGCCAGGGCGGCCACCGGACGTGCGTCTCCGCGGGATCTGCAGCATCTCAGGGAGGCCCTGCGCCAGATTCCCTCCGTCAAGGAACGCCTGGCTGACCAGGAGGGTGAACTCGGCCGGGTGGGCGGGACGCTCGATCCGCTGACCACACTGCGCGACTTGCTTGACCGTGGGCTGGCCGATGAACTGCCGGCCACGCTGAAGGACGGCGGTGTCATTCGGGAGGGCTACGATCCGGATCTGGATGAGGTGCGCGAGCTCGCTCGTTCCGGGAAGTCCTACCTCGCTCGCCTGCAGCAGAGCGAGTCCGAGCGAACAGGTATTCCATCCCTGAAGATTGGCTACAACAAGGTCTTCGGCTACTACCTCGAGGTCACCAACGCCCACCGCGACAAGGTCCCCGAGACCTATATCCGCAAGCAGACGCTGGTCAACGCGGAGCGCTACATCACGCCGGAGCTGAAGGAGTTCGAGGAGAAGATCCTGTCTGCGGAGGAGCGTCTGGGGAGGTTGGAGGCCGAACTGTTTGCGGGCGTTCGCGACCACGTTGCCGAGGAGACGGCCGGTCTCCAACTGAATGCCCACCTGATCGGCAGTGCGGATGTGTTCTGCTCACTGGCCGAGACAGCGGTCCGCAATCGCTACTGCCGTCCCGAAGTCGACGATTCCGGAGTCATCGAAATCACGGACGGCCGTCATCCAGTGGTCGAGGCGCTACTGCCCCCTGGCGAGCCGTTCATCCCGAATTCGGTGCATCTGGACCGTACGGCGGAGCAGATTCTGATCATCACCGGCCCCAACATGGCCGGCAAGAGTGTGGTGCTCAGGCAGGTAGGACTGATTGTGCTCCTGGCACAAGTGGGCGGGTTCGTGCCGGCTGAGCGCGCACGCATCGGCCTGGTAGACCGAATCTTTACGCGGGTTGGTGCGAGCGACAATCTCATGGCAGGAGAGTCGACGTTCCTGGTTGAGATGAACGAAGCCGCCAACATCCTCAACAATGCCAGCCAGGACTCACTCATACTCCTGGACGAGGTCGGAAGGGGAACGAGTACCTTCGATGGGCTCTCGATTGCGTGGTCACTGGTAGAATTCCTGCACGAGACGCCCCGGGTGGCGGCTCGCACGCTGTTTGCGACGCATTACCATGAGTTGAACGAGCTCGCTCTTCAGTACGGGCGCATTCGGAATTTCCGGGTTCAGGTACAGGAGCACGAAGGCCGCGTGGTCTTCCTCCGGCGCCTGGTGGCAGGGGGTGCCGACCACTCCTACGGCATTGAAGTCGCGCGCATGGCCGGTTTGCCACAGGAAGTCATCAGCCGTGCTCGCGAGATTCTGCACCATCTTGAAGGCCAGCAGTTGGCCGTCGGCGGATCGCGGGGCGAAGTGTCTCCGCCAACCCTGGTGCGTGACCCGGGTCAAATGAGTCTCTTCCAGGAAGACCCCGTGCGAGAGGAAGTGATGCGCCGCCTGCGTGAGATCGAGCCGGACCGGATGACCCCCATCGACGCCCTGGTGCTTCTGTCCGAAATGAAGTCCAAACTCAAGGCCTGA
- a CDS encoding sulfurtransferase, producing the protein MAFQTIITPEQLLSERDPDWVVIDCRFSLNDPDAGQREYAEAHIPGAFYAHLNRDLSGRIVPGSTGRHPIPEAADFRALMGSWGARPGVQVVVYDHGPGAIAARLWWLFRHHGHASVAVLEGGYQAWIGAELPLSADAPAVHEGTYPERAPIARAATPAEFGGARLVDARSSERYRGDHEPIDSRAGHIPGAASRPFGDNLDDDWHFLPPDQLRERFEGLGPAADQIHYCGSGVTAAHNLLALEIAGLYGARLYVGSWSDWITDPEHPVATGDE; encoded by the coding sequence ATGGCATTCCAAACCATCATCACGCCCGAGCAACTGCTCAGCGAGCGCGACCCGGACTGGGTAGTGATCGACTGCCGGTTCTCGCTTAATGACCCCGACGCGGGCCAGCGGGAATATGCCGAGGCCCACATTCCAGGCGCGTTCTACGCGCACCTGAACCGTGACCTCTCCGGCCGTATCGTGCCCGGGTCAACAGGCCGCCACCCGATACCTGAGGCGGCCGATTTCCGGGCGCTCATGGGCTCCTGGGGCGCGCGACCCGGGGTCCAGGTGGTGGTCTACGATCATGGGCCAGGAGCCATTGCCGCACGGTTGTGGTGGCTGTTTCGCCACCACGGGCATGCCTCCGTTGCTGTCCTCGAAGGCGGGTACCAGGCCTGGATTGGTGCCGAGCTGCCGCTCTCTGCGGATGCCCCGGCTGTCCACGAGGGCACCTATCCCGAGCGGGCACCCATTGCCCGCGCAGCCACGCCCGCAGAATTTGGCGGGGCGCGTTTGGTAGATGCTCGCAGCTCCGAGCGGTATCGGGGCGATCACGAGCCCATCGACAGCCGGGCCGGCCACATACCTGGGGCGGCCTCACGTCCATTTGGAGATAATCTGGACGACGACTGGCACTTCCTCCCTCCTGATCAACTTCGGGAACGCTTCGAGGGACTGGGGCCTGCCGCAGATCAGATCCACTATTGCGGCTCCGGTGTGACTGCGGCTCACAATCTGCTGGCCCTGGAAATCGCCGGCCTGTACGGCGCGCGCCTCTACGTGGGCTCGTGGAGCGACTGGATCACCGACCCTGAGCACCCGGTCGCCACCGGCGACGAGTAG